A region of Desulfolithobacter dissulfuricans DNA encodes the following proteins:
- a CDS encoding ATP-binding protein — protein sequence MKKLPIGVQTFAEIRSDNYCYVDKTPLIYRLADQGKSYFLSRPRRFGKSLLLDTIAEAFAGSRELFTGLYLENHWDWDRRYPVVRIDFAGGVMRNRAELDETIIAMLRQQGLRFGIELEQRLAHLVLSELIERLHETSGERVVVLVDEYDKPILDNLESPELATELRDGLRNLYSVLKARDAQLRFVFLAGVSKFSKVSLFSGLNNLEDITLDKRYATICGYTQRDVEQVFAEYLGGVDLEELRRWYNGYNWLGDLVYNPFDVLLFLRNKDFRAYWFETGNPTFLINLLLRKQIAAPRLGQMLAGEQLLGSFDVNYIEPEALLFQAGYLTIKERRQRGGRTSYRLGFPNLEVRMSLTETLLQVLSRSGASDRELLKDRVYEALAAGRLEELREIFHSFFASIPHDWYRKNQLAGYEGYYASIFYCYFTALGLDVVVEDSTSVGRIDMTVFVEGKIYILEFKVVSKGAKTGSALAQIREKRYADKYRGQGEIYLLGVEFDKESRNIVGFEWATAQGLS from the coding sequence ATGAAGAAACTTCCCATAGGAGTTCAGACCTTTGCCGAGATCCGGTCTGACAATTATTGCTATGTGGACAAGACGCCGCTGATTTACCGGTTGGCCGATCAGGGGAAGAGTTATTTTCTTTCCCGTCCGCGGCGCTTTGGCAAGTCTCTGCTGCTGGACACCATTGCCGAGGCGTTTGCCGGCAGCCGGGAGCTGTTTACCGGGCTGTACCTGGAAAATCACTGGGACTGGGACAGGCGGTATCCGGTGGTGCGTATCGATTTTGCCGGCGGGGTGATGCGCAACAGGGCAGAACTGGATGAGACAATTATTGCCATGCTGCGGCAACAAGGTCTGCGCTTTGGTATCGAGCTGGAGCAACGGTTGGCTCACCTGGTCTTGTCAGAGCTGATTGAACGTCTGCATGAGACTTCAGGTGAGCGTGTTGTGGTGCTTGTGGACGAGTATGACAAGCCGATCCTGGATAACCTGGAATCTCCCGAACTGGCTACAGAGCTGCGCGATGGTCTCCGTAATCTTTATTCGGTGCTCAAGGCCCGTGATGCCCAGTTGCGGTTTGTTTTTCTCGCCGGTGTTTCCAAGTTCAGCAAGGTATCGCTTTTCAGCGGCTTGAACAACCTGGAGGATATCACCCTGGACAAACGGTATGCCACCATCTGCGGCTATACCCAGCGGGACGTGGAACAGGTTTTTGCCGAATACCTGGGGGGTGTGGATCTCGAGGAGTTGCGGCGCTGGTACAATGGCTACAACTGGCTTGGCGATCTGGTATACAATCCGTTTGATGTGCTGCTGTTTTTGCGGAACAAGGATTTTCGCGCCTACTGGTTCGAAACAGGCAATCCGACGTTTTTGATTAATCTTTTGTTGCGGAAACAGATTGCAGCGCCACGGCTCGGTCAGATGCTGGCAGGGGAACAGCTCCTCGGTAGTTTTGACGTGAACTATATTGAACCCGAGGCCCTTCTCTTTCAGGCTGGTTACCTGACCATCAAAGAAAGACGACAACGTGGCGGTCGGACCTCGTACAGGTTGGGTTTTCCAAACCTGGAAGTGCGTATGAGCTTGACAGAGACCCTTTTGCAGGTCCTGTCACGCAGCGGGGCGTCGGATCGGGAACTGTTGAAAGACCGGGTTTACGAGGCCCTGGCCGCGGGCCGCCTGGAAGAGTTGCGGGAGATTTTTCACTCCTTTTTCGCCTCCATCCCCCACGACTGGTACCGCAAGAATCAGCTGGCTGGCTATGAAGGGTATTACGCCTCTATCTTCTACTGCTATTTCACCGCCCTTGGCCTGGACGTGGTTGTCGAGGACAGTACCAGTGTCGGCCGTATCGACATGACCGTGTTTGTCGAAGGCAAGATATATATCCTTGAATTCAAGGTGGTCAGCAAGGGGGCGAAAACAGGCAGTGCCCTGGCCCAGATCAGGGAAAAGAGATATGCGGACAAGTACCGTGGCCAGGGCGAGATCTACCTGCTGGGGGTGGAGTTCGACAAGGAGAGCCGCAATATTGTCGGCTTTGAGTGGGCAACAGCCCAAGGACTGTCATGA
- the gspF gene encoding type II secretion system inner membrane protein GspF, with protein MPVYEYTALSSSGKKTKGIIDADSVSAARQKIKSRGQYPVEITETTPQAGKSGRTSFLHIELGQRVRQQEIHIATRQLATLLGAGIPLVQALNGLIEQTTNKSLKKIIAQIKDSVNEGNSLTAALSEHPRLFSRIYINMVRAGEASGSLDVVLERLAEFGESQQALKARIKAALTYPLFMAVVGTLVLFLLITFIVPSITKVFEGTSQALPLPTIILISLSGFFKNYWWLLILLIVAAVTAIRFFITRPTGQQLWDRLKLTLPLLGDLNIKIASARLGRTLSSLLESGVPLVTALQIVKNILNNTILADTIDDATRELEKGRSLSQILKKSPWFPPMLVQMIGVGEQSGALEKMLGKVADNYEREVEAKILTMTSLIEPIMILVMGGVVSFIVVSILLPIFEMNQLIR; from the coding sequence ATGCCTGTCTACGAATACACCGCGCTCAGCAGCAGCGGCAAGAAAACAAAAGGCATTATCGACGCCGACTCTGTCAGCGCGGCCCGGCAGAAGATAAAGAGCAGGGGCCAGTACCCGGTGGAGATCACCGAGACCACACCCCAGGCAGGAAAATCCGGCAGGACGTCCTTCCTGCACATCGAACTGGGGCAACGGGTGCGGCAGCAGGAGATCCACATCGCCACCCGCCAGCTGGCCACCCTGCTCGGCGCGGGCATCCCGCTGGTCCAGGCCTTGAACGGCCTCATCGAGCAGACCACCAACAAGAGCCTCAAAAAAATCATTGCCCAGATAAAGGACAGCGTCAACGAAGGCAACTCCCTGACCGCGGCCCTGTCCGAACATCCGCGCCTTTTCTCCCGGATCTACATCAACATGGTCCGGGCCGGCGAGGCCTCCGGCTCCCTGGATGTTGTGCTGGAACGGCTGGCCGAATTCGGTGAGAGCCAGCAGGCCCTCAAGGCCCGGATCAAGGCCGCTCTCACCTATCCCCTGTTCATGGCCGTGGTCGGTACCCTGGTCCTGTTTCTCCTCATCACCTTTATCGTCCCGAGCATCACCAAAGTCTTTGAAGGAACCAGCCAGGCCCTGCCCCTGCCGACGATTATCCTGATCAGCCTGAGCGGGTTTTTCAAAAACTACTGGTGGCTGCTCATCCTGCTCATTGTCGCCGCTGTCACCGCCATCCGCTTCTTCATCACCCGGCCCACCGGCCAGCAGCTCTGGGATCGGCTCAAGCTCACCCTGCCCCTGCTTGGCGACCTCAATATCAAGATCGCCTCGGCCCGCCTGGGCCGGACCCTGTCCAGCCTGCTGGAGTCCGGCGTCCCGCTGGTCACGGCCCTGCAGATCGTCAAGAACATCCTCAACAACACTATCCTCGCCGACACCATCGACGACGCGACCCGGGAACTGGAAAAAGGCCGCAGCCTCTCGCAGATCCTCAAAAAAAGCCCTTGGTTTCCTCCCATGCTGGTGCAGATGATCGGAGTCGGGGAGCAGAGCGGCGCCCTGGAGAAGATGCTGGGCAAGGTGGCGGACAACTACGAACGGGAGGTGGAGGCAAAAATTCTGACCATGACCTCGCTCATCGAACCGATCATGATCCTGGTCATGGGCGGGGTGGTGAGTTTCATCGTGGTTTCCATCCTCCTGCCCATCTTCGAGATGAACCAGCTGATCCGCTGA
- a CDS encoding ATP-binding protein: protein MKKLPIGVQTFAEIRSDNYCYVDKTPLIYRLADQGKSYFLSRPRRFGKSLLLDTIAEAFAGSRELFTGLYLENHWDWDRRYPVVRIDFAGGVIQSTGRLAERIRQQLDENASQWNITLSRNDPGDCLDELILRLHESLGERVVVLVDEYDKPILDNLESPELATELRDGLRNLYSVLKARDAQLRFVFLTGVSKFSKVSLFSGLNNLEDITLDKRYATICGYTHRDVEEVFAEYLEGVDLEELRRWYNGYNWLGEPVYNPFDVLLFFAKDKEYRNYWFETGNPSFLVRLVEERRYPVPNLERVMASDELLSSFDVGSLELETLLFQTGYLTIKERHRLGNEYFYTLTYPNREVKRALTGTILSALAKSAGERARYQMALYQALAAGDCAVMRDIFHAFFASIPHDWYRKNQLAGYEGYYASIFYCYFTALGLDVIAEDTTNAGRIDMTVRIEGKIYIIEFKVVDKGAETGSALAQIREKRYADKYRGQGEIYLLGVEFDKENRNIVGFEWTAAEGLS from the coding sequence ATGAAGAAACTTCCCATAGGAGTTCAGACCTTTGCCGAGATCCGGTCTGACAATTATTGCTATGTGGACAAGACGCCACTGATTTACCGGTTGGCCGATCAGGGGAAGAGTTATTTTCTTTCCCGTCCGCGGCGCTTTGGCAAGTCTCTGCTGCTGGACACCATTGCCGAGGCGTTTGCCGGCAGCCGGGAGCTGTTTACCGGACTGTATCTGGAAAATCACTGGGACTGGGACAGGCGGTATCCGGTGGTGCGTATCGATTTTGCCGGTGGGGTGATACAGAGTACAGGTCGGCTTGCAGAGCGGATCCGGCAGCAGTTGGATGAGAACGCGTCCCAGTGGAATATTACCCTGTCACGTAACGACCCTGGAGATTGTCTGGATGAACTTATCCTGCGCCTGCACGAATCCCTCGGCGAGCGGGTGGTGGTGCTGGTCGACGAATATGACAAACCGATTCTCGATAACCTGGAATCTCCCGAGTTGGCTACAGAACTTCGCGATGGCCTTCGTAACCTCTACTCGGTGCTCAAGGCCCGGGACGCCCAGCTGCGGTTTGTCTTTCTCACCGGAGTTTCCAAATTCAGCAAGGTATCGCTTTTCAGCGGTTTGAACAACCTGGAGGATATCACCCTGGACAAACGGTATGCCACCATCTGCGGTTATACCCACAGGGATGTGGAGGAGGTCTTTGCCGAATACCTGGAGGGGGTGGATCTCGAGGAGCTGCGGCGCTGGTACAATGGCTACAACTGGCTTGGCGAACCGGTGTACAATCCGTTTGATGTGCTGCTGTTTTTCGCCAAGGATAAGGAGTATCGCAACTACTGGTTTGAGACCGGCAACCCGTCTTTTCTGGTCCGTCTTGTTGAGGAGCGGCGTTACCCTGTTCCCAACCTGGAACGGGTGATGGCGAGCGACGAGTTGTTGAGCAGCTTTGACGTGGGGAGTCTGGAGCTTGAGACGCTTCTGTTCCAGACCGGCTATCTCACCATTAAGGAACGCCACCGGCTGGGTAACGAGTATTTCTACACGCTCACCTATCCCAATCGGGAGGTGAAACGGGCCCTTACCGGGACGATTCTGTCAGCATTGGCCAAATCGGCTGGAGAGAGAGCCCGTTACCAGATGGCCCTGTACCAGGCCCTGGCCGCCGGCGACTGCGCTGTCATGCGGGATATCTTTCACGCCTTTTTCGCCTCCATCCCCCATGACTGGTATAGAAAAAACCAGCTGGCTGGCTACGAAGGGTATTATGCCTCAATTTTCTACTGCTATTTCACCGCCCTTGGCCTGGACGTGATTGCCGAGGACACCACCAATGCGGGCCGCATCGACATGACAGTACGGATCGAGGGCAAGATCTATATCATTGAATTCAAGGTGGTGGACAAGGGTGCGGAAACAGGGAGTGCCCTGGCCCAGATCCGGGAAAAGAGGTATGCGGACAAGTACCGTGGCCAGGGCGAGATCTACCTGCTGGGGGTGGAGTTCGACAAGGAGAACCGCAATATTGTCGGCTTTGAGTGGACAGCAGCAGAAGGACTGTCATGA
- a CDS encoding YjbH domain-containing protein, with amino-acid sequence MERSEPTGFVAMQLMGRLLVLLPVLLSCFAAILAVPARAVTKARPLASLQSFTGIWDMPTARILPDWSVRFKYGKAEPYRYYGVALGVFDRLEFHGQFTETSSVIAFPGYGYGYHKDRNAGARLVLLQESSLWPQVAVGAYDPIGTSLFPSRYLVASKMFGNLDLTLGLGQGLLGGESLDNIARQRQGETFDTTFLLSSPFRQTSLFGGIEYHYSPDLTLSAEYSSLKYEDMFGSPQAARWPVNLGLKYRLGNHVYLQGGFMRGQEWSLGLSGDFPLDPEGLLPWKKEAPYLATEKKRWQAYEADNRQLAALLAREVRNDGFTGVETAVRDHAIWIEFNNSKYLSHAKALGRVARVVDGIAPERITTVYLNLVYLGQVRQCLRASRQELRAFLDGRLDKEAFLTFADLSLYNRRQQQAFFTGEEEIGSYRVPDSLFDYSVDLKVRTFLNNKEGFFKNKIFLRPRASVNPWKNGTFYGELEFTLLNEFDEVLFAPLEPEPTRTDVVLYERESRPRISVLAFDQHASLPFNVLGRFSVGLFESEYAGFGAEVFRLFDDGRFGLGFESEAVWKRDPENNFKLSDTITKTYDSHFLNLYGLLWPDQGIEAGLKIGKFLAGDMGFRLELRRSFKYFTIGAWLTKTDTSDFINPDNRDASEKGVFIRIPFSIFSDRDRRGNIYYTFSTFTRDPGQTVRQPSRLYPMDPYQSVEYTRETLEDMRKN; translated from the coding sequence GTGGAGAGGAGTGAGCCGACAGGATTTGTTGCCATGCAGTTGATGGGGCGTTTGCTGGTCCTGTTGCCTGTTCTCCTGTCCTGTTTTGCTGCCATCCTTGCTGTCCCGGCTCGTGCGGTCACCAAGGCCAGGCCCCTTGCCTCGCTCCAGTCCTTTACCGGGATCTGGGATATGCCCACGGCCCGGATCCTGCCGGACTGGTCTGTTCGCTTCAAGTATGGCAAGGCCGAGCCCTACCGCTATTACGGCGTTGCCCTGGGTGTCTTTGACCGGCTGGAGTTTCATGGGCAGTTTACTGAGACGTCTTCTGTCATAGCCTTCCCAGGTTATGGTTATGGCTATCATAAGGATCGTAATGCCGGTGCCCGGCTGGTCCTTTTACAGGAAAGTTCTCTCTGGCCCCAGGTAGCTGTCGGGGCCTATGACCCCATCGGTACCTCCCTTTTTCCTTCCCGCTATCTTGTCGCCTCCAAGATGTTTGGCAACCTGGACCTGACCCTGGGTCTTGGCCAGGGGCTCTTGGGTGGCGAGTCCCTGGACAACATTGCCCGGCAACGCCAGGGCGAAACGTTTGACACCACCTTTCTCCTTTCCAGCCCGTTTCGCCAGACCAGCCTTTTTGGCGGCATCGAGTACCATTATTCCCCGGACCTGACCCTGTCGGCGGAATATTCCTCATTGAAATACGAGGACATGTTCGGCTCTCCGCAGGCGGCCCGCTGGCCCGTGAACCTGGGGCTCAAGTACCGGTTGGGCAACCATGTGTATCTCCAGGGTGGCTTCATGCGCGGTCAGGAATGGAGCCTTGGCCTGTCCGGCGATTTTCCCCTGGATCCGGAAGGGCTTTTGCCCTGGAAAAAAGAGGCGCCCTACCTGGCCACGGAAAAGAAACGGTGGCAGGCGTATGAGGCGGATAATCGTCAGTTGGCAGCCCTGCTCGCCAGGGAAGTACGCAATGACGGTTTTACCGGCGTGGAAACCGCGGTTAGGGATCATGCCATCTGGATAGAATTCAACAACAGTAAATATCTCTCCCATGCCAAGGCCCTGGGCCGGGTTGCCCGGGTAGTCGATGGTATTGCCCCGGAACGGATCACCACCGTGTATCTGAACCTGGTGTACCTGGGCCAGGTGCGGCAATGTCTCCGGGCCAGCCGCCAGGAGTTGCGGGCCTTCCTGGATGGCCGGCTGGACAAGGAAGCCTTTCTCACCTTTGCCGATCTTTCCCTGTACAACCGCCGTCAGCAGCAGGCCTTTTTCACCGGCGAGGAGGAAATCGGCAGCTACCGCGTCCCGGACAGCCTGTTTGACTACAGCGTCGACCTGAAGGTGCGAACCTTTCTGAACAACAAGGAGGGGTTTTTCAAGAACAAGATCTTCCTCCGGCCCAGGGCCTCGGTGAATCCCTGGAAAAACGGGACATTCTACGGTGAGCTGGAATTTACCCTGCTCAATGAATTTGACGAAGTCCTGTTCGCTCCCCTTGAACCCGAGCCGACCCGGACCGACGTGGTCCTTTATGAACGTGAATCCCGGCCACGCATTTCAGTGCTGGCCTTTGACCAGCATGCCTCCCTGCCTTTCAATGTCCTGGGGCGTTTTTCCGTTGGTCTTTTCGAGAGTGAATACGCCGGGTTCGGGGCCGAGGTCTTTCGTCTGTTCGATGATGGTCGTTTCGGTCTCGGTTTCGAGAGCGAGGCGGTGTGGAAGCGGGATCCGGAAAATAATTTCAAGCTGAGCGATACCATTACCAAGACCTATGATTCCCACTTTCTCAACTTATATGGGTTGCTCTGGCCGGACCAGGGCATCGAGGCCGGGTTGAAGATAGGTAAATTTCTCGCTGGCGATATGGGCTTTCGCCTGGAACTGCGGCGCAGTTTCAAATACTTCACCATCGGCGCCTGGCTGACCAAAACAGATACCAGTGATTTTATAAACCCGGATAACAGAGATGCCAGTGAAAAGGGCGTGTTCATCCGCATTCCCTTCTCCATCTTCAGTGACCGCGACCGAAGGGGAAATATCTATTATACCTTCTCCACCTTCACGAGGGATCCCGGCCAGACGGTCCGCCAACCCAGCCGGTTGTATCCCATGGATCCCTACCAGTCGGTCGAGTACACCAGGGAGACACTGGAGGATATGAGGAAGAATTGA
- a CDS encoding ATP-binding protein: MKKLPIGVQTFAEIRSDNYCYVDKTPLIYRLADQGKSYFLSRPRRFGKSLLLDTIAEAFAGSRELFTGLYLENHWDWDRRYPVVRIDFAGGVMRNRAELDETIIAMLRQQGLRFGIELEQRLAHLVLSELIERLHETSGERVVVLVDEYDKPILDNLESPELATELRDGLRNLYSVLKAHDAQLRFVFLTGVSKFSKVSLFSGLNNLEDLTLDKRYATICGYTQQDVEQVFAEYLEGVDLEELRRWYNGYNWLGEPVYNPFDVLLFFAKEKEYRNYWFETGNPSFLVRLVEERRYPVPNLERVMASDELLSSFDVGSLELETLLFQTGYLTIKERHRLGNEYFYTLTYPNREVKRALTGTILSALAKSAGERARYQMALYQALAAGDCDVMRDIFHAFFASIPHDRSFAPLTTWYRKNQLAGYEGYYASIFYCYFTALGLDVVVEDSTSVGRIDMTVFVEGKIYILEFKVVSKGAKTGSALAQIREKRYADKYRGQGEIYLLGVEFDKESRNIVGFEWATAQGLS, translated from the coding sequence ATGAAGAAACTTCCCATAGGAGTTCAGACCTTTGCCGAGATCCGGTCTGACAATTATTGCTATGTGGACAAGACGCCGCTGATTTACCGGTTGGCCGATCAGGGGAAGAGTTATTTTCTTTCCCGTCCGCGGCGCTTTGGCAAGTCTCTGCTGCTGGACACCATTGCCGAGGCGTTTGCCGGCAGCCGGGAGCTGTTTACCGGGCTGTACCTGGAAAATCACTGGGACTGGGACAGGCGGTATCCGGTGGTGCGTATCGATTTTGCCGGCGGGGTGATGCGCAACAGGGCAGAACTGGATGAGACAATTATTGCCATGCTGCGGCAGCAAGGTCTGCGCTTTGGTATCGAGCTGGAGCAACGGTTGGCTCATCTGGTCTTGTCAGAGCTGATTGAACGTCTGCATGAGACTTCAGGTGAGCGTGTTGTGGTGCTTGTGGACGAGTATGACAAACCGATCCTGGATAACCTGGAATCTCCCGAACTGGCTACAGAGCTGCGCGATGGACTCCGTAATCTTTATTCGGTGCTCAAGGCCCATGATGCCCAGCTGCGGTTTGTTTTTCTCACCGGAGTTTCCAAGTTCAGCAAGGTATCGCTTTTCAGCGGCTTGAACAATCTGGAGGATCTCACCCTGGACAAACGGTATGCCACCATCTGCGGCTATACCCAGCAGGACGTGGAGCAGGTCTTTGCCGAATACCTGGAGGGGGTGGATCTGGAGGAGCTGCGGCGCTGGTACAATGGCTACAACTGGCTTGGCGAGCCGGTGTATAATCCGTTTGATGTGCTGCTGTTTTTCGCCAAGGAAAAGGAGTACCGTAACTATTGGTTTGAAACCGGCAATCCGTCCTTCCTGGTGCGGCTCGTCGAGGAACGGCGTTACCCGGTTCCCAACCTGGAACGGGTGATGGCCAGCGACGAGTTGTTGAGTAGCTTTGACGTGGGGAGTCTGGAGCTTGAGACGCTTCTGTTCCAGACCGGCTATCTCACCATTAAGGAACGCCACCGGCTGGGTAACGAGTATTTCTACACGCTCACCTATCCCAATCGGGAGGTGAAACGGGCCCTTACCGGGACGATTCTGTCAGCATTGGCCAAATCGGCTGGAGAGAGAGCCCGTTACCAGATGGCCCTGTACCAGGCCCTGGCCGCCGGCGACTGCGATGTCATGCGGGATATCTTTCACGCCTTTTTCGCCTCTATCCCCCACGACCGGTCATTCGCTCCGCTCACCACCTGGTACCGCAAGAATCAGCTGGCTGGCTATGAAGGGTATTACGCCTCTATCTTCTACTGCTATTTCACCGCCCTTGGCCTGGACGTGGTTGTCGAGGACAGTACCAGTGTCGGCCGTATCGACATGACCGTGTTTGTCGAAGGCAAGATATATATCCTTGAATTCAAGGTGGTCAGCAAGGGGGCGAAAACAGGCAGTGCCCTGGCCCAGATCAGGGAAAAGAGATATGCGGACAAGTACCGTGGCCAGGGCGAGATCTACCTGCTGGGGGTGGAGTTCGACAAGGAGAGCCGCAATATTGTCGGCTTTGAGTGGGCAACAGCCCAAGGACTGTCATGA
- a CDS encoding ATP-binding protein, translated as MKKLPIGVQTFAEIRSDNYCYVDKTPLIYRLADQGKSYFLSRPRRFGKSLLLDTIAEAFAGSRELFTGLYLENHWDWSRRHPVVRIDFAGGVIQSTGRLAERIRQQLDENASQWNITLSRNDPGDCLDELILRLHESVGERVVVLVDEYDKPILDNLESPELATELRDGLRNLYSVLKARDAQLRFVFLAGVSKFSKVSLFSGLNNLEDITLDKRYATICGYTQRDVEQVFAEYLEGVDLEELRRWYNGYNWLGDLVYNPFDVLLFLRNKDFRAYWFETGNPTFLINLLLRKQIAAPRLGQMLAGEQLLGSFDVNYIEPEALLFQAGYLTIKERRQRGGRTSYRLGFPNLEVRMSLTETLLQVLSRSGASDRELLKDRVYEALAAGRLEELREIFHSFFASIPHDWYRKNQLAGYEGYYASIFYCYFTALGLDVVVEDSTSVGRIDMTVFVEGKIYILEFKVVSKGAKTGSALAQIREKRYADKYRGQGEIYLLGVEFDKESRNIVGFEWATVQGQ; from the coding sequence ATGAAGAAACTTCCCATAGGAGTTCAGACCTTTGCCGAGATCCGGTCTGACAATTATTGCTATGTGGACAAGACGCCGCTGATTTACCGGTTGGCCGATCAGGGGAAGAGTTATTTTCTTTCCCGTCCGCGGCGCTTTGGCAAGTCTCTGCTGCTGGACACCATTGCCGAGGCGTTTGCCGGCAGCCGGGAGCTGTTTACCGGGCTGTACCTGGAAAATCACTGGGACTGGAGCCGGCGCCATCCCGTGGTGCGCATTGATTTTGCCGGTGGGGTGATACAGAGTACAGGTCGGCTTGCAGAGCGGATCCGGCAGCAGTTGGATGAGAACGCGTCCCAGTGGAATATTACCCTGTCCCGTAACGACCCTGGAGATTGTCTGGATGAACTTATCCTGCGCCTGCACGAATCTGTAGGTGAGCGTGTTGTGGTGCTTGTGGACGAGTATGACAAACCGATCCTGGATAACCTGGAATCTCCCGAACTGGCTACAGAGCTGCGCGATGGACTCCGTAATCTTTATTCGGTGCTCAAGGCCCGTGATGCCCAGTTGCGGTTTGTTTTTCTCGCCGGTGTTTCCAAGTTCAGCAAAGTGTCGCTTTTCAGCGGCTTGAACAACCTGGAGGATATCACCCTGGACAAACGGTATGCCACCATCTGCGGCTATACCCAGCGGGACGTGGAACAGGTCTTTGCCGAATACCTGGAGGGGGTGGATCTGGAGGAGCTGCGGCGCTGGTACAATGGCTACAACTGGCTTGGCGATCTGGTATACAATCCGTTTGATGTGCTGCTGTTTTTGCGGAACAAGGATTTTCGCGCCTACTGGTTCGAAACAGGCAATCCGACGTTTTTGATTAATCTTTTGTTGCGGAAACAGATTGCAGCGCCACGGCTCGGTCAGATGCTGGCAGGGGAACAGCTCCTCGGTAGTTTTGACGTGAACTATATTGAACCCGAGGCCCTTCTCTTTCAGGCTGGTTACCTGACCATCAAAGAAAGACGACAACGTGGCGGTCGGACCTCGTACAGGTTGGGTTTTCCAAACCTGGAAGTGCGTATGAGCTTGACAGAGACCCTTTTGCAGGTCCTGTCACGCAGCGGGGCGTCGGATCGGGAACTGTTGAAAGACCGGGTTTACGAGGCCCTGGCCGCGGGCCGCCTGGAAGAGTTGCGGGAGATTTTTCACTCCTTTTTCGCCTCCATCCCCCACGACTGGTACCGCAAGAATCAGCTGGCTGGCTATGAAGGGTATTACGCCTCTATCTTCTACTGCTATTTCACCGCCCTTGGCCTGGACGTGGTTGTCGAGGACAGTACCAGTGTCGGCCGTATCGACATGACCGTGTTTGTCGAAGGCAAGATATATATCCTTGAATTCAAGGTGGTCAGCAAGGGGGCGAAAACAGGCAGTGCCCTGGCCCAGATCAGGGAAAAGAGATATGCGGACAAGTACCGTGGCCAGGGCGAGATCTACCTGCTGGGGGTGGAGTTCGACAAGGAGAGCCGCAATATTGTCGGCTTTGAGTGGGCAACAGTCCAAGGACAGTAA
- a CDS encoding metal-dependent transcriptional regulator, whose amino-acid sequence MGATKRLSASLEDYIEAIYHITCEKQEARGKDIAARLGVSGASVTEALRSLSQKGLINYTPYEAITMTDLGRTVAEDVVHRHQALKKFFIDVLAIDQEIAEEGACKIEHAAPQEIIDRLVQFTRFLEVCPRGGRDLIQGFSDFFDKGETRIDCEHCISQCLENKPRKS is encoded by the coding sequence ATGGGAGCGACCAAACGGCTCAGCGCCAGCCTTGAAGACTATATCGAAGCCATCTATCACATCACCTGCGAAAAACAGGAGGCCCGCGGCAAGGACATCGCAGCCCGCCTGGGAGTCAGCGGAGCCTCTGTGACCGAGGCGCTGCGCTCCCTGTCACAGAAAGGGCTCATCAACTACACCCCGTACGAGGCCATCACCATGACCGACCTGGGCCGGACAGTGGCTGAGGACGTGGTCCATCGGCACCAGGCCCTGAAAAAATTCTTCATCGATGTCCTGGCCATCGACCAGGAGATTGCCGAGGAAGGGGCCTGCAAGATAGAACATGCCGCTCCCCAGGAAATCATTGACCGGCTTGTCCAGTTTACCCGCTTCCTGGAGGTCTGCCCCCGGGGCGGCCGGGATCTCATCCAGGGATTCAGCGATTTCTTTGATAAAGGAGAAACCAGGATCGACTGCGAGCACTGCATATCGCAGTGCCTGGAGAATAAACCGAGAAAATCCTGA
- a CDS encoding SelT/SelW/SelH family (seleno)protein, with protein sequence MKVTIEYCSKUNYKPRASSLEAELKQVFGPDVDVELIAGSGGVFEVSRDGELIFSKKALNRFPEEGEIVGLLKG encoded by the coding sequence ATGAAAGTTACCATTGAATACTGCTCCAAATGAAACTATAAACCGCGTGCCTCCAGTCTGGAGGCCGAGTTGAAGCAGGTGTTCGGTCCTGATGTTGACGTGGAGCTGATCGCCGGGTCCGGTGGCGTCTTTGAGGTCAGCCGGGACGGCGAACTGATTTTTTCCAAAAAAGCCTTGAACCGGTTTCCGGAAGAGGGTGAGATCGTCGGGCTGCTCAAGGGCTGA